The segment CTCCTACTCCTACGGTCACGCCTACCCCTTGCCCTTCGGCTTGCGCGAACGATACAAAATGCTCAAACAATGGATCTGCATGGAGCAACTGCGGGTGCGATTCCCAGCCTCAGCCGTCAGCCAGCCCCTCCTGTGATGACTGTTATGATAAAAACGATACCGGGAACGCGACAGTCACCCCTTCGCCATCAGTATCACCCTCGCCTTCCCCGTCCCCCAGCCCGTCAGGTTATCCTGACGATTACGGGGGGTATGAGTGCCCTCCGGTATATGGGGGACTGGGGACACAATGCGGGATACCAAGCGGAATATTCCCTCCGCCTTATGATATTTACGAGTGGAACACCGACTTTAGCGGCCCCATACTTGCTACTACCGCTTTAGGTATAACATGCGACCTATCCTGTACTGGCATGCCGATGCAGGTCATATCTGATAACCATGTGGTGCTGGGTTCGCTACCGTCGGGCTCATGCTCTCTGCCTTTGAGTTTTACGCTGCGGGTAGACAGAAACGCTCCTGCCGGTGTATATGAGCTCCCGATGACAGTCACCTACAAATACATGACTGATAACGCCGCTTACTATTCTGCTTATGGCCAGTTCATGGCTTACAATAACTATGTGGAAGAAGTCGTCACTGTCAACCTTATAGTCGTTGTCAAGGATATGTTCGACCTTGTCGTTTCTGACATCTGGTCTGATAATATGGTGCCCGGTTCCGAGGGCGTCATAATAATGAAAATAAAGAACATAGGGAGTCTCGATGTGGATGAATCGGTGGCATACCTGCAGTCATCCACCATCGGCCCGCCCCAGGATATTTCCAATCTTGGTTATGGTCCGCTTTCCTCGCCTGCGACAGTAGATCAAAGCATGCTGATCCCTATCCAGAATTCTCAGTTCCTTGGCCGGATGATGGCCGGGGAAGAGAAGATAGTAAAGTTCAAGGTGGGCATATCGCCGGATGCGGGAGACGGATTATATCCTTTAAGTGTCGTAGTGTCATACGTAGATCCCTGGGGAGTACAAATGTCGTCTAACGTGAGGACTTTTGGAGTACCCGTGGAACCCGAGATGATATTTTCCGTGGATGCTGCTCCTATAGAGATTAAATGCGGAAAGAATTGCGTGGCAGATCTCACGCTTTTCAATAACGGGACACTTCCGGCTAAAGATGCCATTGTTCGTATGAACGCGCTTGACCCCTTTACGGTCGGTTATGACACGGCATATCTTGGCGATATTGGTCCGGGAGAGAACGCCAGTACGAAGTTCAGCATAAAAGTGAAGGACGATGCCGTCCCCAACACCTATTATGTTACGCTGGAAGTGAAATATTACGACTCCAACGATGACCCTCATGTGACGAGTATCATTCGTAAGCCTGTCGTTGTTGAACCTCCCC is part of the Methanooceanicella nereidis genome and harbors:
- a CDS encoding COG1361 S-layer family protein; translated protein: MSILGNRELYPGQTVTIDVTLQNDGYVSYLVGYRSPPPDVYYPPVDPIIPDDNNKTTPTPTPTPTVTPTPCPSACANDTKCSNNGSAWSNCGCDSQPQPSASPSCDDCYDKNDTGNATVTPSPSVSPSPSPSPSPSGYPDDYGGYECPPVYGGLGTQCGIPSGIFPPPYDIYEWNTDFSGPILATTALGITCDLSCTGMPMQVISDNHVVLGSLPSGSCSLPLSFTLRVDRNAPAGVYELPMTVTYKYMTDNAAYYSAYGQFMAYNNYVEEVVTVNLIVVVKDMFDLVVSDIWSDNMVPGSEGVIIMKIKNIGSLDVDESVAYLQSSTIGPPQDISNLGYGPLSSPATVDQSMLIPIQNSQFLGRMMAGEEKIVKFKVGISPDAGDGLYPLSVVVSYVDPWGVQMSSNVRTFGVPVEPEMIFSVDAAPIEIKCGKNCVADLTLFNNGTLPAKDAIVRMNALDPFTVGYDTAYLGDIGPGENASTKFSIKVKDDAVPNTYYVTLEVKYYDSNDDPHVTSIIRKPVVVEPPPTLLETLLENWPLIAGLAIAVILALAYFARKLRKNNKANEGK